GGCGAATGCCCGCCGCATAGCTTCCTCTCCTGCCCATCCGGGTCCGAGGGTCCATAGAACCTGACAGTAGGGAGTACATAGCCGCGGGTGGTCCCGGCGCGAAGAGCAAGTTGAGTGCAAGTTGCCTGTCCATGTTTTTGAGTTGAAGCTCTGAGGTCCCGCCGATGTCTGTCCAGATCGTCACTGTGGAGTCGGCACCGTTCGCTGAGAACAGCTATGTGCTCTGGGTGGAAGGCAGCAATGCGGCGCTGGTGGTCGATCCCGGCTTCGAACCGGATGTGATCCTCGATGTCCTCGCCGACCGCGAGTTGACCCTAGCGGCGATTCTGTGCACGCACGGTCATGTGGATCACATCGCCGGCAATGCAGCCCTGAAGCAGCGCTTCCCCTCGGCGCCCCTGATCATTGGCCGGGGAGATGCCCCCATGCTCACCGACCCGATGCTCAATCTCAGCGGCCTATTCGGCTTCGATATTGTCAGCCCGCCGGCGGACCGGACGGTGAGTGACGGGGAGCAGCTCAACCTCGCCGGCATGAGTTGGGACGTGCGAGAGATTCCCGGCCATTCTCCGGGGCATGTGGTGTACATCCTGCGGGAACCAAAGCCGTCTCTGGTGCTCGGCGGCGATGTGCTCTTCCGCGGAAGCATCGGGCGGACAGATTTCCCCGGCGGCGACTTTGCCACTCTGACGGCCGGCATTCGCCGGGTGCTCTGGCCTTTGCCCCCGGACACGGTGGTCTATCCCGGACATGGACCGGCCACGACCATCGGCCACGAACGGCGAACCAATCCCTTCCTCCAGGATTGAAGCGAGGCCAAAGCGGGGATTGCAGCGAGGCCGAAGCGGAGCGGGTCAGGGGCAGCGCCGCGTTTTCTTCCAGTCTTCCTGAAAAGATCGCCGCAGCGCCCAGGCCCCGTGCCACGTCCCTGTCAGCGGCGGGAAGGCAGGGGTTGCTGGAGGGTCCATTCCAGGGCGTTGAGCAAAAGGCGCTGGAAGTTTTCGTCCTGGAAGTCGTCAGGATGGCCGAGGGAAGTGTAGAAGATGCGGCGGCCTTTGAGGGTCCGCACCCAGGCGACCGGTTCCGTCTGACCGCTGGGAATGGTGCCGGTCAGCAGCACCTGGACATCGGGAGCCAGGCGCGGATTTTTGTAGAGACTGCCCTGGGAACGGAAGGGGCGGACGCCCCGGAGTACCGGATGCTCGCTGGCGCCGGGAGCGGGACGTACTTCACAGACCACGCCGGCGCCGTAATGCCCCTGGTAATCCCCGCCGAAAATCTCCTTGTCCATCTCCAGCCAGTTCTGGAACCCGTGGCTGGCCGTGCGGATCCCCACGATCGGCTTGGACGAGCGGGCGAACTCCTGAATGATCTTGAGCGATTCTCCTTCCAGGCGCAGGCGGCGGGTGAAGAAGATGGCGGCATCGCACTCCTGGAGCTGTTCGATTCCCGGCAGGGAGGTGTCTTTTTCCGCTTGGGCCGAGAGGAGCACACATTCGAGAGCGTATCGCTCCTCCAACAATTTGCGGAACTGGCGGAGGGAGGCGTCGGATTTGTACTCGAACGAGCCGGAGATGAGGGCCAGGCGCAAGGGGCGCCGCTTCGCCGGTTGGGTCGTGGAGGTCTGTTCCTTGGCGGGCGGGGCGGAAGGGGCCGACGGAGGAGCTTGGCTTTGCAGATAGGCGAACAAATCGGCAACTTCCTGATCGCTGAGAGAGTCGAGGAGGCGTTCCGGCATCAACGACACAGGCGAGGGGCGGATGTCAGCGATGTCGGCTTTGGGGACCGAGAAAGTCACCGGCTGATCGTTGACCACGGTGGTCAGGAGGACCGTCGAGCCTTGATCGGCGGCGATGCCAGAAAGGCGGCGTTCGTCGTGAGTGAGCACGGTTTGGACCAGGTATTCCGGGCGGATGTAGGCGGAGGGGTCCACGATGTGGGTCAAGAGGTAAAGGCGGTTGTGGCGGTCGGCGGTGGTCAGGTCCGGGCCGATTTTCCCGCCTTCGCCGTGGAGCTGGTGGCAGGCGGCACAGAGTTTGTGGAAGAGGGCTTTGCCGCGGGTGGCATCGGCGTGTTTTTCCCGGCTAAGGACGAGGTTGAGCCAGGCGATGCGGGCTTGTTTTTCGCCGCTGGTGGCCGGTGCGAGCTTGCCAAAGTGCTTCTCCACCAGGGCGGTCAAAGGCGGGTGATTGTGAGCGACGGCGGCGCGGGCGTGATCCAGGGTCAGGTGGGCTTTGGGGAAGCGGCCCGCCTCCCACTGCTGGAAGAGCGTCCAAGTCCAGGCCGGGCGGCTTAGGAGCAATTGCACGGCCCGACGCTGCCCCGCTGGCGAAAGGGACGCATATTGCTGCAAGACGAAATCTGCCAGCGCGGGGTCATCATACGCCTCCAGAGCGCCGAGCAAGGCGAGCCGGAGGGTGTCACTGCCGCTGGCTCGGAGCTGGGCCTGGAACAATTCCTTCGCCTGGGGGTCGCGGACTTGTTGCAGGACCTGGAGGGCGGTGAGGCGATCCTTTTCCGGAGCTTGGGGCTGAGCGACGATCCGCCGCAACTCGGCTAGGGCCGCGGGAACCTGCATGCGGGCTTGAACCACGCGCAATAGCGGATCCTCGGGATGCTCGCGCTGGCAGGCGTCGAGCAGGGAGCGCAGCGGTTCGGGAACGCCCGGCAGGCTGCGCCCTTCCAGTCCCTGGGCGAGACCGCGCAGCAGCAAAGAGGGCGGATACGTCTGGGCTAGGGCAGCGAGGAAGGGATACCCCCGCTCCTCGGCGCTGAGGCGGCGGGCCAGCTTGATGACCAGCTCTTCCGCCAGAGGCCGCGTTTCCGGGCGGGTGAGGGCGTCGGGGGCGATCCACTCCATAGCGGCGGTGGCCGGGGATTGGCCCGCGGCTGAGGTCGAGGTGGTGGCAAGCCAGCGGGTGACCTGCTCTTCGATGGCCCACCAGAGGAGCAAGGGCAGATGGGTATCGCGGACCGAGCGGGGGTTGTTCTGCAAGCTGTGGAGCAGCGGGCGAGCCTCGGCTGGGGGCATCCGGCGCGCGGAGCAGGCCAACTGGGCCAAAACGACGGGGCTGCTGTCCTGCCCCAAGGCGCGGAGCTGCTGGGGGGAAAGTCGGCCAGCAGGCCAACGTTCCGGCATGTCTGCCGCCAGGCGGATCGTCCAGGCTCGTACCTGCTCGTGGGCATGAGCCAAGCCCAGTTGCAGCACAGCATCCGACCAGCCGCCGCTGGCATAGAGCCCCCAGAGGGCTTCCAGCGCGGGCCAGTCGCGCTCCTGCTCCAGCATCTGTCGCAAAGCGGCATAGGCGGCCGGATCGCGCCGCTCCGCCAGCAGTTGCCGGGCAGTGGTGCGGTACCACTTGTTCGGGTGTCGCAGCAGGGCCACCAGCTCCGCCAGGCTCTTGCGGGTCAGGTCCACCTGCGGATAGCGGGGACCGCCCTGGTATTCGATGCGGTAGATGCGCCCGCTGTCCTTGTGCCAGTTGTCGATGGGATCCAGGTGAGCGGCTCGCCGATCGTACCAGTCCGCCACATAGACGCATCCATCCGGTCCCAGGCACAGGTCCAGAGGACGAAACCAGGGATCATCCGTTTCGAGCAGCTCGCCTCCGTGTTCCGCCCGGAAGGAAGCTCCCACCGCTTCCAGCTTGTGCCAATAAATGGCGTTGGATAGCAGATTGCAGGCGAGATACTGATGCCGCAGGGCTTCGGGATACAGGTCCGCGTCATAGAGAATCCCGCCGCAGGTGACATGGCCGCCCTTGAAGTTCTTGTAGGGCACGTGGTCGAAGTAGCCGAAGGTATAGGGGTTGTGCAACGGGCCGTGCTTGGCAAAACCTTTGATGTAATAGGCGCCGGGA
This window of the Thermogemmata fonticola genome carries:
- a CDS encoding MBL fold metallo-hydrolase — protein: MSVQIVTVESAPFAENSYVLWVEGSNAALVVDPGFEPDVILDVLADRELTLAAILCTHGHVDHIAGNAALKQRFPSAPLIIGRGDAPMLTDPMLNLSGLFGFDIVSPPADRTVSDGEQLNLAGMSWDVREIPGHSPGHVVYILREPKPSLVLGGDVLFRGSIGRTDFPGGDFATLTAGIRRVLWPLPPDTVVYPGHGPATTIGHERRTNPFLQD
- a CDS encoding PVC-type heme-binding CxxCH protein, producing the protein MLRCLLWSVVIVGMGPALAWGQRTPEQAVAGMKLPPGFSVRCIAHEPMIRQPVSLCFDARGRLWVLQYLQYPQYAGLKPVRQDQYLRTIWDKVPEPPPRGPKGADKITILYDPDEHGVFRKAKDFVTGLNIASGFCLGHGGVYVAQPPYLLFYADRDGDDVPDGDPEVLLEGFGMDDTHSLANHLKWGPDGWLYGAAGSTSTSRIRNPHHPNDPIVEFQQGIWRFHPLTKKFELFSEGGGNTYGLDFDRHGQLIAGTNWGGYAMLHQFPGAYYIKGFAKHGPLHNPYTFGYFDHVPYKNFKGGHVTCGGILYDADLYPEALRHQYLACNLLSNAIYWHKLEAVGASFRAEHGGELLETDDPWFRPLDLCLGPDGCVYVADWYDRRAAHLDPIDNWHKDSGRIYRIEYQGGPRYPQVDLTRKSLAELVALLRHPNKWYRTTARQLLAERRDPAAYAALRQMLEQERDWPALEALWGLYASGGWSDAVLQLGLAHAHEQVRAWTIRLAADMPERWPAGRLSPQQLRALGQDSSPVVLAQLACSARRMPPAEARPLLHSLQNNPRSVRDTHLPLLLWWAIEEQVTRWLATTSTSAAGQSPATAAMEWIAPDALTRPETRPLAEELVIKLARRLSAEERGYPFLAALAQTYPPSLLLRGLAQGLEGRSLPGVPEPLRSLLDACQREHPEDPLLRVVQARMQVPAALAELRRIVAQPQAPEKDRLTALQVLQQVRDPQAKELFQAQLRASGSDTLRLALLGALEAYDDPALADFVLQQYASLSPAGQRRAVQLLLSRPAWTWTLFQQWEAGRFPKAHLTLDHARAAVAHNHPPLTALVEKHFGKLAPATSGEKQARIAWLNLVLSREKHADATRGKALFHKLCAACHQLHGEGGKIGPDLTTADRHNRLYLLTHIVDPSAYIRPEYLVQTVLTHDERRLSGIAADQGSTVLLTTVVNDQPVTFSVPKADIADIRPSPVSLMPERLLDSLSDQEVADLFAYLQSQAPPSAPSAPPAKEQTSTTQPAKRRPLRLALISGSFEYKSDASLRQFRKLLEERYALECVLLSAQAEKDTSLPGIEQLQECDAAIFFTRRLRLEGESLKIIQEFARSSKPIVGIRTASHGFQNWLEMDKEIFGGDYQGHYGAGVVCEVRPAPGASEHPVLRGVRPFRSQGSLYKNPRLAPDVQVLLTGTIPSGQTEPVAWVRTLKGRRIFYTSLGHPDDFQDENFQRLLLNALEWTLQQPLPSRR